Proteins co-encoded in one Prunus persica cultivar Lovell chromosome G6, Prunus_persica_NCBIv2, whole genome shotgun sequence genomic window:
- the LOC18772588 gene encoding putative phosphatidylglycerol/phosphatidylinositol transfer protein DDB_G0282179, with translation MTMIVHLKLNFIVLCFSTLFLLLPFTQSTDVKYCSQTDEYAVKVQGVEILPDPVVRGKPATFNISASTGQAISSGKVVIEVYYFGVRVHTETHDLCEKLSCPVSAGNFVLSHTQTLPGITPPGSYNLKMTIKDDHNQKLSCISFNFKIVFGSLVSAS, from the exons ATGACCATGATTGTTCACTTGAAGCTCAACTTCATTGTGCTTTGCTTCTCCACCTTGTTCCTGCTTCTACCATTCACTCAGTCTACGGATGTCAAATATTGTA gTCAGACAGATGAATATGCTGTGAAGGTCCAGGGAGTCGAGATATTGCCTGACCCAGTGGTGAGAGGCAAGCCAGCTACCTTTAACATCTCGGCCTCAACAG GTCAAGCCATCTCCAGTGGGAAAGTGGTGATTGAGGTTTACTATTTTGGGGTGCGCGTACATACAGAAACTCATGATCTTTGTGAAAAGCTTTCCTGCCCGGTTTCAGCAGGAAACTTTGTGCTCTCTCACACCCAAACTTTACCTGGGATCACTCCCCCT GGCTCTTACAATCTCAAGATGACAATCAAGGATGATCACAACCAGAAGTTGTCTTGCAtcagtttcaattttaaaattgtctTTGGATCTTTGGTCTCTGCTAGTTGA